Proteins encoded by one window of Candidatus Nitrosocosmicus hydrocola:
- a CDS encoding PH domain-containing protein, whose amino-acid sequence MSDNKNNFNTDITDEDELDEIKKIAEMLNPDEKVLVVARQSRIKPGGSHFSPNVIYATDRRIILRDPSMLGLKQDIIDIPYNVITNAKIEKGLLSASVIFHAPGLFNPNLPERVPGVKRLEANDHGENGIIDAIPKKKAEDLIEVIRYGIAHVRAPTTAFGGPAGPGNLGGNAGAGAGDQHHHNHQQISHADELEKLAKLKEKGIISNEEFEKMKAKIIHGDAEGSSSDNNK is encoded by the coding sequence ATGTCAGATAACAAAAATAATTTTAATACCGATATTACAGACGAAGATGAACTAGATGAAATCAAAAAAATAGCCGAGATGCTCAATCCTGATGAGAAAGTGCTTGTAGTTGCAAGACAATCAAGGATAAAGCCAGGAGGATCGCATTTTTCTCCAAATGTTATTTATGCTACTGATAGACGAATAATCTTAAGAGACCCAAGCATGCTTGGATTAAAACAAGACATTATCGATATACCTTATAACGTAATTACTAATGCAAAAATTGAGAAAGGACTGCTATCGGCCTCAGTAATTTTTCATGCACCTGGCTTGTTTAACCCCAATTTGCCAGAGAGAGTCCCTGGAGTAAAGAGACTCGAGGCTAACGATCATGGCGAAAATGGAATAATCGATGCTATCCCAAAGAAAAAAGCTGAAGACCTAATAGAAGTTATCAGATATGGTATAGCACATGTAAGGGCCCCTACAACTGCTTTTGGAGGTCCGGCTGGTCCTGGTAATCTAGGAGGAAATGCTGGAGCGGGAGCTGGCGACCAACACCACCATAACCACCAGCAAATATCTCATGCTGATGAATTAGAAAAATTAGCGAAATTAAAAGAAAAGGGCATTATCTCGAATGAAGAGTTTGAGAAAATGAAAGCCAAGATCATTCATGGTGATGCAGAGGGTAGTAGTAGCGATAATAATAAGTAA
- a CDS encoding AAA family ATPase, whose translation MSRADTILELVKTSYSTPPSFEDPSYYGVPENYKEIKTLRDLLEINYKYNPTKNQLRENLIARIRNNDNPFVGIIGFDDTVIPAIKRGLLAGHDILLVGHIGQGKTRLAELVSEKLLSPIPIVDGTMTNDIPTEMPYTHLVDLINGKDIEKKAPEFFVSKDCEVLIKNNGLDTRIKWVDGKQRYRYVLATPDISVKDLVGQIDVVKIIKKGIELYDIDSYSPGYLLQARYGILCLDELPVLDPRKQVTLLSVLQEGRFTTGAYPVFFKPDVKIIATANPMDYTHSGKIIEPLADRLKSHIETHYPNTVEDETLILLQEMDMLSRRPDSTFLPIFILETITKIFQKIRNHPDINSDRGVSVRSTIHSLEAVIGEVESRRSLLNNAVTIPRFSDLQCIFQSSKFELDEIEDTSENRIEFLNNVIREVMQETSLHFFNGFFKSPELVAIRNDFKGKSFTILQNQYQRHNLNLLEGSESNTKSSSLLYTTQLMQFPLVTKVVKRIVEEIKRKQLDFTELAKQYGIKNNLEYIEIKKEFENLSEIDNPGIRDAEELWASATELLLEYLRFTSPPILEKREDTFESSNSNI comes from the coding sequence TTGTCCCGCGCAGATACTATTTTAGAACTGGTCAAGACATCGTACTCTACTCCTCCTTCATTTGAGGACCCTAGTTATTATGGAGTGCCAGAAAATTACAAGGAAATAAAGACATTAAGAGATCTTTTAGAAATAAATTACAAATACAACCCTACAAAAAACCAGCTCAGAGAAAATCTAATTGCCAGAATTAGAAATAACGATAACCCCTTTGTTGGGATAATTGGTTTTGATGATACTGTTATTCCAGCAATAAAGCGTGGGTTACTAGCTGGACATGACATTCTATTAGTAGGTCATATTGGACAAGGAAAGACCAGGCTGGCTGAACTTGTTTCAGAAAAACTACTCTCCCCCATACCAATTGTTGATGGAACAATGACCAATGACATCCCGACTGAGATGCCTTATACCCATCTTGTAGATTTGATCAATGGAAAAGATATTGAAAAAAAGGCACCAGAATTTTTTGTTTCAAAAGATTGTGAAGTTTTAATAAAAAATAATGGATTAGATACCAGAATCAAGTGGGTTGATGGCAAACAAAGATACAGGTATGTATTAGCAACACCTGACATATCTGTAAAAGATTTGGTAGGTCAAATTGATGTTGTAAAAATTATCAAAAAAGGAATCGAATTGTACGATATTGACTCTTACTCACCCGGATATCTACTACAAGCAAGATACGGTATACTATGCTTAGACGAGCTACCCGTTCTTGATCCAAGAAAACAAGTTACACTACTAAGTGTTTTACAGGAAGGCAGATTCACCACGGGAGCATATCCAGTGTTTTTTAAACCCGACGTTAAAATCATCGCAACTGCAAATCCGATGGATTATACACACTCAGGAAAGATTATTGAACCGCTAGCAGACAGGCTAAAAAGCCATATTGAAACTCACTATCCAAATACTGTCGAAGATGAAACGTTAATTTTATTACAAGAAATGGACATGTTAAGTAGAAGACCAGATAGCACATTTCTACCAATTTTTATTTTAGAGACTATAACAAAAATTTTCCAAAAAATAAGAAATCATCCAGACATAAATAGTGATAGAGGAGTAAGTGTTAGATCTACTATCCACTCCTTAGAAGCTGTGATAGGAGAAGTCGAAAGTAGGAGGTCTCTTCTTAACAATGCTGTTACAATTCCTAGATTCTCAGACCTGCAATGTATTTTCCAGTCATCTAAATTTGAACTAGATGAGATTGAGGATACTTCTGAAAACAGAATTGAATTTCTCAATAATGTAATCAGAGAAGTCATGCAGGAGACATCGCTGCATTTTTTTAACGGCTTCTTCAAGTCACCAGAGCTTGTAGCAATTAGAAACGATTTTAAAGGAAAATCTTTTACCATCCTTCAAAACCAGTATCAAAGGCATAACCTCAATTTACTTGAAGGCTCTGAATCTAATACAAAATCAAGCTCGTTACTTTATACAACACAGTTAATGCAATTTCCGCTCGTAACTAAAGTAGTAAAAAGAATAGTCGAGGAAATTAAGAGAAAGCAACTTGACTTTACAGAGTTGGCCAAACAGTACGGCATTAAAAATAATCTAGAATATATTGAAATCAAAAAGGAATTTGAGAACCTTAGTGAAATTGATAATCCTGGCATAAGAGATGCTGAAGAACTTTGGGCCTCGGCTACAGAATTATTACTAGAGTACCTACGATTCACATCTCCTCCCATCTTGGAAAAAAGAGAAGACACATTTGAAAGTAGTAACAGTAATATATAA